One Yimella lutea DNA window includes the following coding sequences:
- a CDS encoding Fur family transcriptional regulator: MTEELDRSLREAGLRVTRPRVAVLDAVRANQHADASEILRAVRAQLPAVSHQAVYDCLSALTASGLLRKIEPAGSPARYEWRRGDNHHHLVCRSCGVIADVDCSVGHAPCLTANDDHGFVIDEAEVIYWGMCPACTTAGSTLTKSGITND; encoded by the coding sequence ATGACCGAGGAGCTCGACCGCAGCCTGCGTGAGGCCGGCCTGCGCGTGACTCGCCCTCGCGTCGCCGTGCTCGACGCTGTCCGCGCCAACCAACACGCGGACGCGAGTGAGATCCTGCGGGCTGTACGCGCACAGTTGCCGGCCGTCTCGCACCAGGCCGTGTACGACTGCCTGTCGGCGCTGACGGCGTCCGGCTTGTTGCGCAAGATCGAACCCGCCGGCTCCCCCGCCCGGTACGAGTGGCGACGCGGCGACAACCATCACCACCTGGTCTGCCGATCCTGCGGGGTGATCGCCGACGTCGACTGTTCGGTCGGCCACGCACCCTGCCTGACGGCGAACGACGACCACGGTTTCGTCATCGACGAGGCCGAGGTCATCTACTGGGGCATGTGCCCCGCTTGCACGACCGCCGGTTCAACCCTGACGAAGTCAGGAATCACAAATGACTGA
- a CDS encoding SRPBCC family protein: MDSSQERVVSATRVIDAPAHVIFELIADPARQPEWDGNDNLSKAAAGQRVHQVGDVFRMTTTKGKERDNHVVEFEEGRLIAWKPSGVGEPQAGHLWRWELEPIDTGSTRVTHTYDWTGLTDEQRFERARWTTSERLLGSIDRLAAAVE, encoded by the coding sequence ATGGACAGCAGCCAGGAACGGGTCGTCTCGGCCACCCGCGTCATCGACGCACCCGCGCACGTCATCTTCGAACTCATCGCCGATCCTGCCCGGCAGCCGGAGTGGGACGGAAACGACAACCTCTCGAAAGCCGCTGCAGGACAACGGGTTCACCAGGTCGGTGATGTTTTCCGGATGACCACGACGAAGGGCAAGGAACGCGACAACCACGTCGTCGAGTTCGAGGAGGGTCGGTTGATCGCCTGGAAGCCCTCCGGTGTCGGCGAGCCGCAGGCGGGCCATCTGTGGCGCTGGGAACTCGAACCGATCGACACCGGCTCGACCCGGGTGACGCACACCTACGACTGGACCGGCCTCACCGACGAACAGCGCTTCGAACGGGCGCGCTGGACGACGTCCGAACGGTTGCTGGGTTCGATCGACCGACTGGCAGCTGCGGTCGAATAG
- a CDS encoding DsbA family oxidoreductase, producing the protein MNVDIWSDLACPWCFIGTERFHQALADFEGRDDVRVIWHSYQLDPNLPEHFEGSEIDYLTESKGMPRDQIEAMTEQVAGVAAADGLQFDYANLKVANSRLAHHLVHLAQLRGVATEVNRALFAAHFEHGEDIADKDVLTRIGTEHGLSADEIGEALGSEQYDTAMRSDTDQAKGIGINGVPFFVVDGRFGVSGAQPVDTFAKALTLALEDAPEGGGCCGGSCCG; encoded by the coding sequence ATGAACGTCGACATCTGGTCCGATCTCGCCTGCCCGTGGTGCTTCATCGGCACCGAACGTTTCCACCAGGCGCTGGCCGATTTCGAGGGCCGCGACGACGTCCGGGTCATCTGGCACAGCTACCAGCTCGACCCGAACCTTCCCGAGCACTTCGAGGGTTCGGAGATCGACTACCTGACCGAATCCAAGGGCATGCCCCGCGACCAGATCGAGGCGATGACCGAGCAGGTCGCCGGCGTCGCCGCTGCCGACGGTCTGCAGTTCGATTACGCCAACCTCAAGGTCGCGAACAGCCGGCTGGCACACCACCTGGTGCACCTGGCTCAGTTGCGCGGCGTTGCGACCGAGGTCAATCGCGCGCTCTTCGCTGCGCACTTCGAGCACGGCGAGGACATCGCCGACAAGGACGTGCTGACCCGCATCGGCACCGAGCACGGGCTGTCCGCGGACGAGATCGGTGAGGCTCTCGGCTCCGAGCAGTACGACACCGCGATGCGCTCGGACACCGATCAGGCCAAGGGCATCGGGATCAACGGCGTACCGTTCTTCGTCGTCGACGGACGCTTCGGCGTCAGCGGTGCACAGCCGGTCGACACCTTCGCCAAGGCGCTCACGCTTGCCCTCGAGGACGCCCCCGAAGGCGGCGGCTGCTGCGGCGGAAGCTGTTGCGGCTGA
- a CDS encoding universal stress protein yields the protein MIVVGYNDTPDCERALEWAASEARRSGDKLRVVSATGMPTFADAGAGVMIDRQVIEDGAAEMAKIGAEKASALGASDVEPHHSLGNPAEILVEAAEGARVIVLGSRGRGPVLSALLGSVSYAVAAHAKCPVVVVRADAPSVGPQHPIVVGVDDSKPSQRALAMACEVAAERGAPLHLVAVWSQPAATIAAASYVDGAVLMTAGEGIHEAVEAELRGTAARLRTDHPDLSITAEVIEGDPASALAAEADRVGASMLAIGTRGRGGFRGMMLGSVSHGVLHSAKCPVAIVR from the coding sequence ATGATCGTCGTCGGCTACAACGACACCCCGGACTGCGAACGCGCGCTCGAATGGGCGGCCAGTGAGGCACGACGCAGCGGCGACAAGCTGCGCGTCGTGTCCGCCACCGGAATGCCCACGTTCGCGGACGCCGGCGCAGGGGTGATGATCGACCGCCAGGTCATCGAGGACGGCGCCGCCGAGATGGCGAAGATCGGTGCGGAGAAGGCGTCCGCGCTAGGTGCGTCCGACGTCGAACCGCACCACTCGCTCGGCAACCCGGCCGAGATCCTCGTCGAGGCGGCTGAGGGTGCGCGCGTGATCGTGCTCGGCAGTCGCGGACGCGGTCCGGTGCTGTCGGCTCTGCTCGGTTCGGTCTCGTATGCCGTTGCAGCACATGCGAAGTGCCCGGTCGTGGTGGTCCGCGCGGATGCACCGTCCGTCGGTCCGCAACACCCGATCGTGGTCGGGGTGGACGACTCCAAGCCGTCCCAGCGGGCCCTCGCGATGGCCTGCGAGGTGGCCGCCGAACGCGGCGCGCCGCTGCACCTGGTGGCCGTGTGGTCGCAGCCTGCCGCGACCATCGCAGCCGCCTCGTACGTCGACGGCGCGGTGCTGATGACCGCCGGTGAAGGCATCCACGAAGCGGTCGAGGCCGAGTTGCGCGGCACTGCTGCTCGGCTCCGGACGGATCACCCCGACCTCTCCATCACCGCCGAGGTGATCGAGGGCGATCCAGCGTCCGCTCTCGCCGCCGAGGCCGACCGCGTCGGCGCCTCGATGCTCGCCATCGGCACACGCGGTCGCGGCGGGTTCCGCGGCATGATGCTGGGCTCGGTGAGCCACGGTGTCCTGCACTCCGCCAAGTGCCCGGTGGCGATCGTCCGCTGA
- a CDS encoding acyl-CoA dehydrogenase family protein translates to MDFAYDDEQKALQSAVREMANRLVPQETSGDVPVGPRPLDRDAWTAIAEMGLLGLPISEDAGGMGASPVEVSIAAAELGAARLELPYADAMAAAVMIARGEGGDDLLESIVDGSSVVLTALAEPGRAWDPEHPEATATKSDDGWTITGHKLGNNDLTEADAVVTTAQCPDEGCTCVFLVREPKASGASVSFESAEAIRLGDLDLLTEGLNVGIIALGGEALGAMGAALRSTVEYLKTRKQFGVPLAAFQTLTQRAADMYVSVELARSTVNFASMAITDHPGDSATASRLKLITGRTGRHVGQEAIQLHGGIGMTAEYSVGHHTTRLTQIEHTFGDSRYHLARLTAGVREHDMVDVLA, encoded by the coding sequence ATGGACTTCGCCTACGACGACGAACAGAAGGCCCTGCAGAGCGCGGTGCGCGAGATGGCGAATCGCCTTGTGCCGCAGGAAACTTCCGGTGATGTACCGGTCGGTCCGCGGCCGCTCGACCGGGACGCCTGGACGGCCATCGCCGAGATGGGCTTGCTCGGTCTGCCCATCTCCGAGGACGCCGGCGGCATGGGCGCGAGCCCGGTCGAGGTCTCCATCGCCGCGGCCGAACTGGGCGCTGCCCGCCTCGAACTCCCCTACGCCGACGCCATGGCGGCTGCCGTGATGATCGCCCGTGGCGAGGGCGGCGACGACCTGCTCGAGTCGATCGTCGACGGCAGTTCGGTCGTGCTCACGGCACTGGCCGAGCCCGGCCGCGCCTGGGACCCCGAACACCCGGAGGCGACCGCGACCAAGTCCGACGACGGATGGACGATCACCGGTCACAAGCTCGGCAACAACGACCTGACCGAGGCCGACGCCGTCGTCACCACGGCGCAGTGCCCGGATGAGGGCTGCACCTGCGTCTTCCTGGTCAGGGAACCGAAGGCGTCCGGCGCGAGCGTCTCGTTCGAAAGCGCCGAGGCGATCCGCCTCGGTGACCTCGACCTGCTCACCGAAGGCCTCAATGTCGGCATCATCGCGCTCGGCGGTGAAGCGCTCGGCGCCATGGGTGCGGCGCTGCGCTCGACCGTGGAGTACCTCAAGACGCGCAAGCAGTTCGGCGTGCCGCTGGCGGCTTTCCAGACGCTGACCCAGCGCGCTGCCGACATGTACGTCAGCGTCGAACTGGCCCGCAGCACAGTAAATTTCGCGTCGATGGCCATCACCGACCACCCGGGTGACAGCGCGACCGCGTCCCGGCTGAAGCTGATCACCGGGCGCACCGGTCGCCACGTGGGACAGGAAGCGATCCAGTTGCACGGGGGCATCGGCATGACCGCGGAATACTCGGTCGGCCACCACACCACGCGACTGACGCAGATCGAGCACACCTTCGGCGACAGCCGGTACCACCTGGCCCGCCTGACCGCCGGAGTGCGCGAACACGACATGGTCGACGTCCTGGCTTGA
- a CDS encoding acyl-CoA dehydrogenase family protein, with the protein MQRQLTDEDRAFQQEMRQFFTETVPEELRSGLSKDGEVDPDVMRRAQRLLNEHGLAVPHWPTEFGGKDWTELQRHIWRTEMQAADVPPPLAFNANMIGPVIASFGSQEQKERFLPPTANLDIWWCQGFSEPDAGSDLASLRTTAVREGDEYIVNGQKTWTTLGQFADWIFCLVRTDPNAPKKQMGISMLLIEMNSPGVTLRPIKLIDGGHEVNEVFFENVRVPADQLVGEENKGWDYAKFLLGNERVGVAPVGSIKRKLADAKAYAAQTKTATGTMLDDPLLAARIAELEAEVMALEVTVMRVAGNSKEGRPDPVSSILKLRGSELQQEVLELITDIAGPASLHWTPTDDIEEWAARSTPTYLNFRKASIYGGSNEVQRSVISGGILGLKG; encoded by the coding sequence ATGCAACGCCAGTTGACCGACGAGGACCGGGCTTTCCAGCAGGAAATGCGCCAGTTCTTCACCGAGACCGTTCCCGAGGAGCTTCGCTCCGGCCTGTCCAAGGACGGCGAGGTCGACCCCGACGTCATGCGTCGCGCCCAGCGGTTGCTCAACGAGCACGGCTTGGCCGTCCCGCACTGGCCGACCGAGTTCGGTGGCAAGGACTGGACCGAACTGCAGCGGCACATTTGGCGCACCGAGATGCAGGCGGCCGACGTCCCGCCGCCGCTGGCGTTCAACGCCAACATGATCGGCCCGGTCATCGCCTCCTTCGGCTCGCAGGAGCAGAAGGAGCGCTTCCTGCCGCCCACCGCGAACCTCGACATCTGGTGGTGCCAGGGCTTCTCCGAGCCGGACGCCGGCTCCGACCTGGCCTCGTTGCGCACCACCGCCGTCCGCGAGGGCGACGAGTACATCGTCAACGGTCAGAAGACCTGGACGACGCTCGGGCAGTTCGCCGACTGGATCTTCTGCCTGGTGCGCACCGACCCGAACGCGCCGAAGAAGCAGATGGGCATCTCGATGTTGCTCATCGAGATGAACTCCCCCGGCGTGACCCTGCGTCCCATCAAGTTGATCGACGGCGGCCACGAGGTCAACGAGGTGTTCTTCGAGAACGTCCGCGTGCCGGCTGACCAGCTCGTCGGCGAGGAGAACAAGGGGTGGGACTACGCGAAGTTCCTGCTCGGCAACGAGCGTGTCGGTGTCGCTCCCGTGGGCTCGATCAAGCGCAAGCTTGCTGACGCGAAAGCCTATGCAGCACAGACGAAGACGGCGACCGGCACGATGCTGGACGACCCGCTGCTCGCGGCCCGGATCGCCGAGCTCGAGGCCGAGGTGATGGCCCTCGAGGTCACCGTCATGCGCGTCGCGGGCAACAGCAAGGAGGGCAGGCCGGACCCGGTGTCCTCGATCCTGAAGTTGCGCGGCAGCGAGTTGCAGCAGGAGGTCCTCGAACTCATCACCGACATCGCCGGACCGGCGTCGCTGCACTGGACGCCGACCGACGACATCGAGGAGTGGGCAGCGCGCTCCACGCCCACGTACCTCAACTTCCGCAAGGCATCCATCTACGGCGGATCCAACGAGGTGCAGCGCAGCGTCATCTCCGGCGGCATCCTCGGACTGAAGGGCTGA
- a CDS encoding formate--tetrahydrofolate ligase produces MTQPSDVEIAAATPMRPIEDVAERAGIPARALYKYGDHKAKVDVRHVAASQRRPGSKLVLVTATSPTPAGEGKTTTSVGLTDALNQLGENAIVCLREPSLGPVFGMKGGAAGGGYAQLNPMADINLHFTGDFAAIAAAHNLLAAMLDNHLHHGNELGIDQRRILLKRVLDVNDRALRDIVIGLGGVINGIPRESGFDIVVASEIMAIFCLATSLEDLRERIGRIVVARTRDNKPVTAADLKADGAMTALLKDALSPNLVQTLEGNPAFVHGGPFANIAHGCNSVMATNAGLAHADWVVTEAGFGADLGAEKFVDLKCRMTGLRPDVVVIVATIRSMKYHGGVATADLTTENLQALDDGLLNLYRHLENIQNVFGLPVVVGINRFPSDTDAEIDLLRKRMADRGVSVQLATHFADGGEGALDLARAVRLAVAESPSPDLQFTYGDEVSLEEKLHAVATRVYRAGSVDIPAAVRRQIAALEAEGYGDLPVCVAKTQMSFSTDPALRGAPTGHTLEVREVRLAAGAGFVVFVCGTIMTMPGLPKTPGAERISVDAEGQVTGLF; encoded by the coding sequence ATGACGCAACCCAGTGATGTGGAGATTGCCGCCGCCACCCCCATGCGGCCCATCGAAGACGTCGCCGAACGAGCCGGCATCCCGGCTCGGGCCTTGTACAAGTACGGCGATCACAAAGCCAAGGTCGACGTGCGACACGTCGCCGCTTCGCAGCGCAGGCCCGGTTCGAAGCTGGTGCTGGTGACCGCGACCAGTCCGACCCCGGCGGGCGAGGGCAAGACGACGACCAGCGTCGGTCTCACCGACGCGCTCAACCAACTGGGCGAGAACGCGATCGTCTGCCTGCGCGAGCCCTCGCTCGGTCCGGTGTTCGGGATGAAGGGCGGCGCGGCCGGCGGTGGTTACGCGCAGCTGAACCCGATGGCCGACATCAACCTGCACTTCACCGGCGACTTCGCCGCGATCGCAGCGGCTCACAACCTCTTGGCTGCGATGCTCGACAACCACCTGCACCACGGCAACGAGCTCGGCATCGACCAGCGGCGCATTCTGCTCAAGCGGGTGCTCGATGTGAACGATCGGGCGCTGCGCGACATCGTCATCGGACTCGGCGGCGTCATCAACGGCATCCCGCGCGAGTCGGGGTTCGACATCGTCGTGGCCTCGGAAATCATGGCGATCTTCTGTCTGGCCACTTCCCTGGAGGACCTGCGCGAACGGATCGGACGCATCGTCGTGGCCCGCACGCGTGACAACAAGCCGGTGACCGCGGCTGACCTGAAGGCCGACGGCGCGATGACAGCCCTGCTCAAGGACGCGTTGTCGCCCAACCTCGTCCAGACCCTCGAGGGCAACCCGGCGTTCGTGCACGGCGGTCCCTTCGCGAACATCGCGCATGGTTGCAACTCGGTTATGGCGACGAATGCCGGTCTCGCACACGCAGACTGGGTCGTGACTGAAGCAGGCTTCGGTGCCGACCTCGGCGCGGAGAAGTTCGTCGACCTCAAGTGCCGCATGACCGGGCTGCGTCCGGACGTCGTCGTGATCGTTGCGACGATCCGTTCGATGAAGTACCACGGCGGCGTTGCCACGGCCGATCTGACGACCGAGAACCTGCAGGCGTTGGACGACGGCTTGCTGAACCTCTACCGCCACTTGGAGAACATCCAGAACGTCTTCGGTCTGCCGGTCGTCGTGGGCATCAACCGTTTCCCCTCCGACACCGACGCCGAGATCGACCTGCTGCGCAAGCGCATGGCCGACCGCGGGGTGTCGGTGCAACTCGCGACCCACTTCGCCGACGGTGGCGAAGGTGCACTCGACCTGGCGCGCGCCGTCCGACTCGCCGTGGCCGAGAGCCCGTCACCCGACCTGCAGTTCACCTACGGCGACGAGGTCTCCTTGGAGGAGAAGCTGCACGCCGTTGCGACGCGCGTGTACCGCGCGGGTTCGGTCGACATCCCGGCCGCGGTCCGCAGGCAGATCGCCGCACTCGAGGCGGAGGGGTACGGCGACCTGCCGGTCTGCGTCGCCAAGACCCAGATGTCCTTCTCGACCGATCCGGCATTGCGTGGAGCGCCCACGGGACACACCCTCGAGGTGCGGGAGGTCCGTCTCGCCGCCGGCGCAGGCTTCGTCGTCTTCGTCTGCGGCACCATCATGACGATGCCCGGATTGCCGAAAACTCCTGGCGCAGAACGTATCTCGGTCGATGCGGAGGGTCAGGTCACCGGTCTGTTCTGA
- a CDS encoding VIT1/CCC1 transporter family protein, whose product MSTDATTADAVVPHPDEPHTESTASRLNWLRAAVLGANDGIISVAGLVIGVAGATNDRQSLLVAGSAGLVAGALSMAAGEYVSVSTQRDGEKALIAKEIRELEEMPEEELEELTQIYQSKGLDRELAEQVAVKLTANDALAAHAEVELGIDPDEYTNPWHAAWASMGAFTLGALLPVLVILLPSSINVPVTFLAVAIGLMITGAVSARLSEANVRAAVLRNVLGGSLAMAVTFGIGSLVGTGV is encoded by the coding sequence ATGAGCACCGACGCCACGACAGCGGACGCCGTCGTCCCGCACCCCGACGAACCGCACACCGAGAGCACGGCCAGCCGGCTCAACTGGTTGCGCGCCGCAGTGCTGGGTGCCAACGACGGCATCATCAGCGTTGCGGGGCTGGTCATCGGTGTCGCCGGTGCGACCAACGACCGTCAGTCCTTGTTGGTCGCGGGCAGCGCCGGACTGGTCGCGGGAGCACTCTCCATGGCGGCCGGCGAGTACGTCTCGGTCAGCACTCAGCGCGACGGCGAGAAAGCGTTGATCGCCAAAGAGATTCGCGAGCTGGAGGAGATGCCCGAGGAGGAACTCGAGGAGCTCACGCAGATCTACCAGAGCAAGGGTCTGGATCGCGAGCTCGCGGAACAGGTCGCGGTGAAGCTCACCGCCAACGACGCGCTCGCCGCGCACGCCGAGGTCGAACTCGGGATCGATCCCGACGAATACACCAACCCCTGGCACGCCGCCTGGGCCTCGATGGGCGCGTTCACTCTCGGGGCGCTGCTGCCGGTGCTGGTCATCCTGCTGCCGAGCAGCATCAACGTGCCGGTGACCTTCCTCGCGGTCGCCATCGGTTTGATGATCACCGGCGCCGTCAGCGCCCGTCTCAGCGAGGCGAACGTGCGCGCCGCCGTCCTTCGCAACGTCCTCGGCGGATCGCTCGCGATGGCCGTGACCTTCGGCATCGGCAGCCTGGTCGGCACCGGAGTCTGA
- a CDS encoding NUDIX domain-containing protein, with the protein MNRHVVGAAIVDDLAAPTLLLAARRSAPAALAGGWEFPGGKVDEGESHEVAMHRELLEELGVHVHLGDDVPGPEDGGWPLGENYLMFVFLAVITSGVPAPLEDHDELRWLPLDDLFDVGWLRDDLPIVHLLHSRWSRAGS; encoded by the coding sequence GTGAACCGGCACGTCGTCGGGGCTGCGATCGTCGACGATCTGGCTGCACCGACGCTTCTGCTCGCGGCCCGCAGGTCAGCCCCCGCAGCCCTTGCCGGCGGCTGGGAGTTCCCCGGTGGCAAGGTCGACGAGGGTGAGAGCCACGAGGTGGCGATGCACCGAGAACTGTTGGAGGAGTTGGGAGTTCACGTCCATCTCGGTGACGACGTGCCCGGTCCGGAGGACGGCGGTTGGCCGCTCGGCGAGAACTATCTGATGTTCGTCTTCCTGGCTGTCATCACCTCGGGCGTACCCGCGCCACTGGAGGATCACGACGAGTTGCGCTGGCTGCCGCTCGATGACCTGTTCGACGTGGGCTGGTTGCGCGACGATCTGCCGATCGTTCACCTGCTGCATTCGCGTTGGTCACGGGCGGGCTCGTAG
- a CDS encoding L-lactate dehydrogenase encodes MKYVENKVVLIGAGAVGIAYAYALVNQGIADELVLLDTNENRTRGEVTDLNHCEAWAPSPITVTHGGYEECRDAAIVVLCAGAAQKTGQTRLDMVGTNVRITQDIVSEVMASGFDGIFLVATNPVDILTYATWRHSGLPSAQVLGSGTSLDTARLRYNLAQYFEVATTNVHAMIIGEHGDSELPVWSAASIAGRSLAKRIAANPQIEADIEDIYVRTRDAAYDIIAAKGSTSYGIGMALARITRAILSNQKVTLPVSALLEGQYGQEGIYIGVPASIGRRGVREVVELDLDEQETQRFTASADTLRTVMREFWPEV; translated from the coding sequence ATGAAGTACGTCGAGAACAAGGTCGTCCTGATCGGTGCCGGCGCGGTCGGCATCGCCTACGCGTACGCGCTGGTCAACCAGGGCATCGCCGACGAACTGGTGCTGCTCGACACCAACGAGAACCGCACCCGTGGCGAGGTCACCGACCTCAACCACTGCGAGGCGTGGGCGCCGAGTCCGATCACCGTCACCCACGGTGGCTACGAGGAGTGCAGGGACGCCGCCATCGTCGTGCTGTGTGCCGGTGCTGCTCAGAAGACCGGCCAGACCCGGCTCGACATGGTGGGCACTAACGTCCGCATCACCCAGGACATCGTCAGCGAGGTCATGGCGTCCGGGTTCGACGGCATCTTCCTGGTGGCCACGAACCCGGTCGACATCCTCACCTACGCCACCTGGCGGCACAGCGGTCTGCCGTCGGCACAGGTGCTCGGATCGGGCACCAGCCTCGACACGGCGCGACTGCGGTACAACCTGGCGCAGTACTTCGAGGTGGCCACTACCAACGTCCACGCGATGATCATCGGCGAACACGGCGACTCCGAGCTGCCGGTGTGGAGCGCCGCGTCGATCGCGGGCCGCTCCCTCGCCAAGCGCATCGCGGCGAACCCGCAGATCGAGGCCGACATTGAGGACATCTATGTGCGGACGCGGGACGCCGCCTACGACATCATCGCCGCCAAGGGATCTACCAGTTATGGCATCGGCATGGCGCTGGCCCGCATCACCCGGGCGATCCTGTCGAACCAGAAGGTGACGCTGCCGGTGTCCGCGCTGCTCGAAGGGCAGTACGGCCAGGAGGGCATCTACATCGGGGTGCCGGCCAGCATCGGCCGCCGCGGGGTGCGCGAGGTGGTCGAGCTCGACCTGGACGAGCAGGAGACGCAGCGCTTCACCGCCAGCGCAGACACGCTACGGACGGTCATGCGCGAGTTCTGGCCCGAGGTCTGA
- a CDS encoding ABC transporter ATP-binding protein, which produces MSTATTAHGRSQHSPGDDVLVEVTGVKVHFPIKRGVVFDKTVGYVYAVDGVDLQIKRGETYGLVGESGCGKSTFGRALLRLEDLTEGTVIFDGVDVASLQGEELRRKRKDMQMVFQDPLSSLDPRQTVEALLLEGMNAHGLAKDKAAANKRLRELLSAVGLPAAALKKYPHEFSGGQRQRIGIARALSVDPKLIVADEPVSALDVSVQAQVINLLEDLQEEFGLTYLVVAHDLAVVRHISDRIGVMYLGSLVEESDADDLYAHPLHPYTRALMSAVPVPDPVVEDNRERIILVGDLPSPANPPSGCRFHTRCPWKQESKCDTDRPELRIVQIDGVPQGHRVACHYAEQIASGELQPHEVKAVATDQTGDSSDEAGSMFEPEKL; this is translated from the coding sequence ATGAGCACCGCCACCACCGCGCACGGCCGCTCGCAGCATTCGCCCGGCGACGACGTGCTGGTCGAGGTCACCGGTGTCAAGGTGCACTTCCCGATCAAACGGGGAGTGGTCTTCGACAAGACGGTCGGCTATGTGTACGCGGTCGACGGCGTCGACCTGCAGATCAAGCGTGGCGAGACGTACGGTCTGGTCGGCGAATCCGGTTGCGGCAAGTCGACATTCGGACGTGCGTTGCTACGCCTGGAAGACCTGACCGAGGGCACGGTGATCTTCGACGGCGTCGACGTCGCCTCGCTTCAGGGTGAGGAACTGCGCCGCAAGCGCAAAGACATGCAGATGGTCTTCCAGGACCCGCTGTCCTCCCTCGACCCCCGCCAGACCGTCGAGGCGCTGCTGCTCGAGGGCATGAACGCCCACGGACTCGCGAAGGACAAGGCAGCCGCCAACAAGCGGCTGCGCGAACTGCTCTCCGCGGTCGGCCTGCCCGCGGCAGCGCTGAAGAAGTACCCGCACGAGTTCTCCGGTGGTCAGCGTCAGCGCATCGGCATTGCCCGCGCGCTCTCGGTCGACCCGAAGCTCATCGTGGCCGACGAACCCGTGTCCGCGCTCGACGTCTCGGTGCAGGCCCAGGTCATCAACCTGTTGGAAGACCTGCAGGAAGAGTTCGGCCTCACCTATCTGGTCGTCGCGCACGATCTCGCGGTGGTTCGCCACATCAGTGATCGCATCGGCGTGATGTACCTCGGTTCGCTCGTCGAGGAGTCGGACGCCGACGATCTGTACGCGCACCCGCTGCACCCGTACACGCGCGCCCTGATGTCAGCCGTCCCGGTGCCCGACCCCGTCGTCGAGGACAACCGCGAGCGGATCATCCTCGTCGGCGACCTGCCGAGCCCGGCCAACCCGCCGAGCGGCTGCCGATTCCACACGCGGTGCCCGTGGAAGCAGGAGTCCAAGTGCGACACCGACCGTCCCGAACTGCGCATCGTGCAGATCGACGGCGTGCCCCAGGGACACCGGGTCGCCTGCCATTACGCCGAGCAGATCGCGTCCGGGGAGTTGCAGCCGCACGAGGTCAAGGCGGTCGCCACCGACCAGACCGGTGACTCCTCCGATGAGGCCGGGTCGATGTTCGAGCCCGAGAAGCTGTAG